The segment TCATGGGTTAAAAGGATACTCCACGTGGAAAAAACAGGCCACGGAGGAACCCTGGACCCCAAGGTTACAGGTGTTCTGCCAATAGGCATTGACCATGCTACAAGGGTTATACAGATGCTCCTTGGAGCTCCCAAGGAATACGTGTGCCTCATGAGGCTCCACGACTCTGTAGCTGAGAAGAAGGTGCAGGATATTTTTGCAGAATTCACTGGAAAAATATTCCAGATGCCACCAATAAAATCTGCAGTTAAACGAGAATTAAGGGTCAGACGTATATACAACGTTAACATCCTTGAAATGGAAGACCAGGATGTTCTATTCCGAGTGAAATGTGAGGGTGGAACCTACATCCGAAAGTACTGTCACGATATAGGTGAGGCACTTGGATGCGGAGCCCACATGGCTGAACTTCGAAGAACAGTTTCAGGACCCTTCCATGAGGACGAAACCCTTAAAACCCTTCACGATCTAACAGATGCATACCATGCATGGACAGAGGATGAGGATGAATCCCAACTAAGGGAATGCATACTTCCAATGGAAAGAGCAGTGGATCATCTACCAAAGATCATTGTAAGGGATTCAACAGTTGATGCCATATGCCACGGCGCAGATCTTGCAGCCGGTGGAATAATGGAACTTTCCCCGAATATTGACCGGGGAAACACAGTTGCAATCCTCACAATTAAAGGTGAACTGGTTGCAGCAGGTGAAACCCTCAAAACATCAGGGGAGATCCTGAATGAAAAGAAGGGTATAATGGTAAATATAAAAAAGGTTTTTATGGAACCTGAAACATACCCAAAGATGTGGAAGTAAAAACTACTCTTTAATTTCACTTTCAAAACTACCGTAGAACCTCTAAGAAATTTAGGGGCGAGGCCAATAAAAATATAAATAGACAACGTTTTATACTAAGACGTTTAATGTAACTTTAAACCCAAATACTTTGAATCAAACAAAAGCAGGTTAAATTATACCTTCTACTGAAATTGTAGGAAACTTCAATGTTCGGTGTGTTTGATTGAAGGTGCAACTGAAATTCAGATGATTCATATCAAATGAAATTTCATGTTTGAAGTCACATCATACATGGCCGTATGGTGGGAATGAAGGTTTAAAGACGGTTTTTTTCTCATGCCGGGATAGTCTAGCCTGGTAAGGCGCAAGACTGGAAATCTTGTGGAGCTTTGCTCCGCCTGGGTTCAAATCCCAGTCCCGGCGCTTCTATACAAATTTACACCAAACTTACAAAACCATATTTTAAAAGAATTAGAAAAAAGATAAAATTTCAAGTTTTTTTAAAAATTAAGTTTGGATGAAAATAAAATAGGAAATATTAAGATATTGAATAAATCCAGACGAATTAGACTCTCGTTGGAGGTAAATACTATGGAAGATGATTTTAAGCACATGGTCCGTATTGCCAGAAGGGACGTTAACGGTAACAAAACAATTGAAAACGCTCTTGCAGATATAAAGGGTGTTGGAAGGGCTCTCTCTATGGCAGTATGTACCGCAGCAGGTTTTGATGCAGAACAGAAAATAGGATACCTATCAGATGATGAGGTTATAAGGATCGAAGAAGCTGTGAAAAATCCACAGAAATACGACATACCAGAATGGATGTTAAACAGGCGTAACGACTACGAAACCGGTAAAACAGAACACCTCATAGAATCCGACCTTGACATGCGTTTAAGGGAAGATCTGAACAGGATGAAAAAGGTGAGAAGTTACAAAGGAAGAAGACACGAAGTCGGACTCCCAGTAAGAGGTCAGAGGACCAAATCCACCTTCAGGAAAGGAAAATCTGTTGGAGTTAGTAGGAGAAGAAGAGGATAAACTCAATAAAAAGGAGACGATGATATGGGACATCCAAGAAAAGCACGAAAAAAGTATGATACACCATCACACCCCTGGAATGCAGATCGTATAAAAGCAGAAAATAAGCTAGTTCAGAAGTATGGTCTTAAAAATAAAAAAGAAGTTTGGAAAGCAGAAACTACTGTTAAAAGGTACAGAAGGGATGCAAGACATCTTTTAGGTATGGAAACAGACCAGACAGCAGTTGAAAAGGAACAGCTTCTAGCCCACCTTATCAACGCTGGAATCTTAGGCGAAGATGGAAAACTCGAATCCATACTTGACCTCACAGTTGAAGATATCCTCCGAAGAAGACTCCAGACAATGGTTCACAAAAAAGGACTTGCAAACACTGCAAAACAGGCAAGACTCTTCATAATCCACGGCCACATAGCTTTAAACGGTAAAAAAGTTAGTTCACCAAGCTTCATGGTCAAAAAAGGACAAGAAGAACTTCTAGGATTCTACCCTGGATCACCAATGGAAAAGTACCATAAAGAACAGGAAAAAACTGCAGAGAAAGCAGAATAAAACAATTAAAAATTAATTATTTATAAGGTGATAAAATGGCAGAAAAAGAGAAATGGGGCGTAGCTAACGTTTACTCATCCTTTAACAACACCATAATAACTGTAACTGATATCACAGGTGCAGAGACCATAACTCAGTGGTCCGGTGGTAAGGTTGTACGTGCAGACAGGCAGGAATCCTCACCATTTGCAGCAATGGAAGCTGCAACACGTGCAGCAGAAGATGTTAAGGAAAAAGGAATAATAGGACTTCACATAAAAGTCAGAGCTCCTGGTGGAAACGGACCAAGAACCCCAGGACCTGGTGCACAGGCCACAATACGAGCATTTGCAAGGGCAGGTATCAGGATAGGTAAAATAGAAGATGTAACCCCAATACCCCACGATGGTACAGGAAGACCTGGAGGTAAAAGGGGAAGAAGAGTGTAAACTGGCCTAGAAGAAGTGTCTAAAATGGATATAACTATACGAAAGAAGGAAGACAACCAGATGGTGTTTGTAATTGAAGGCGTTAACGTACCCTTCATAAATGCCATAAGAAGGATCTGCACAGTTGAAGTTCCCACAATAGCAATTGAAACAGTGGAAATTGTTAGAAATGATGCAAAAATATTTGATGAAGCATTAGCACATAGAATGGGATTAATACCTCTCACAACAGATCTTGAGTCAATGGTACCTCCATCAGAATGTGACTGTGAAGACCATTGTCCACGCTGCAGTGTTTCCTTACTTTTAAAGGAAAAAGGCCCAAAAACAGTTTATTCCAAAGACTTAAAATCACAGGACCCCCAGGTAAAACCAGTGTTTGACACAATCCCAATTCTTAAACTCAAGGAAGGAGAAGAAGTTGAACTTGAGGCAATAGCACAGCTGGGAATTGGACTTGAACATGCAAAATGGCAGCCAACAACATCCTGTGCATACAAGTACTATCCAAAGATAACAATCGACAAGGAAAAATGTGAAGAATGCGCCAAATGTGCAGATGCATGCCCAAGGGGAATACTCGAATTCGATGAGAAGAAAAACGAGGTAAAAATCCTGGACATAGAAAACTGCTCAATGTGCAAGTCATGCGTCAACGCATGTGAATCTGATGCAATCACAGTCGAAGGTGAAGAAGATAAATTCATATTCAGAATTGAAACAGACGGATCATTATCCCCTGAAGAAATTCTAATTCAAGCATGCGATATCCTATCAGAAAAAGCTGATAAAATCGTTGATTTCTGTGAATCCTAATATGAATAATAACTTCAGATACTACTAAAAATATTAAAATAAACTCTTGAACAGGGAGGAATTTAAGAATGGTAAAACTTACAAAGACAAACCCAAACTTAACCGCTCTTGTGGCAAGTCTTAAAGAGAAATCATACACTGAACAAGTGGCAATCTGGAAAGATGTTGCAAAAAGACTCGAAAGACCAACAAGAAGACAGGCAGAGGTTAATATATCTGACATAAACAGGAACACCAACCCTGATGAGGTAATCATCGTGGCTGGAAAAGTACTGGGAAGCGGAAAACTTGACCACAAAGTACAGGTTGCAGCTTTAAACTTTTCACAGGGTGCAGCTGAAAAAATAGTAACAGCAGGCGGAGAATGCATGGACATCCTCGATGTTGTTGAGAAAAACCCTAAGGGAAATGGAATAAAAATAATGGAGTAATTCTAAGATATTTTAGAATTCATCCCACATATTCCAAAAAACATACAAAATTAAAAATAAGATTAAAGGTGTATCATATGATCATAGATGGAGAAGGACTCGTACTTGGAAGACTTGCAAGCTCAGTGAGCCAGAAGCTTCTTGCAGGTGAATCCGTAACAGTTTTAAACGCCGAAAAAATTATAATATCCGGTTCAAAGGAATGGGCATACACAAGATACAAACAGCGAGTAGACAGGGCCAGCATCTCAAACCCAAGGGATATGGGACCTAAATACCCAAGAAGGCCTGATGACATATTCAGAAGAACTGTCAGGGGAATGATCCCATACAGGAAAACAACTGGAAGAGAAGCTTTCAAGGGACTCAGAGTTTACGTTGGAATTCCAAAGGAATTTGAAGGAGAAGAAACATATCCTGTACCTGAAGCCCAGCCAAAACACATAACCAAAAGTGTTGAACTTGGAAAAGTTTCACAGTTACTCGGATCAAAATTTTAAATTCTTAATGAAAGAGGTTGCATAACATGAAGAAGGTAATTCACACAAGTGGAAAAAGGAAAACTTCCATTGCAAGGGGAAAGGTAAAAGAAGGAAAAGGCAGGATCAGAATAAACAAAAAACCTGCAGAACTCTACGACCCAGAACTTGCAAGACTCAAAATACAGGAACCCATCATATTAGCAGGTGAACTTGTAGACAAAGTAGACATAGACGTCAAAGTCATAGGCGGAGGCGTAATGGGCCAGGCAGAAGCTGCCAGAATGGTCATAGCCAAAGGCCTTGTACAGTGGACAGGTGACATGGAACTCAAAGAAAAATTCACACAATACGACAGAACCATGCTCGTTGGAGATCCACGCCGTTCAGAACCTAAAAAATACGGTGGACCTGGAGCAAGAGCAAGAAACCAGAAAAGTTACAGGTAAGCTGATTCATAATGATCCCTGTAAGATGTTTAAGCTGCGGAAAAGTTGTTTCTGCATACTTCGATGAGTATCAGAAACGCACTGCAGATGGGGAAGACCCAAAAAAAGTTCTTGACGATCTTGGAATCACCAAGTACTGTTGCAGAAGAATGTTAATAGCTCATGTAGAGGTGTGGTAACAAAATTTATACCTGGGGCCGTAGGGTAGCTTGGTCCATCCTCCCAGCTATTGAAAGAAAGATTCAAAATTCCATAGAATTTAAAGGAAATTTTTAAAGCTAAAAAAGCATAAATATTTCTAGATTTTTCTTCAACTGGAACGGGGATGTGGTCAAAACACCGAAATGCTGGAGACCCGAGTTCAAATCTCGGCGGCCCCATCTAAATTCATATCACAACATTTTTCAAGCAAAAATAAATATTCATTTATCAAGATCAATCATAAAAAAACTCATAAAATAATTTTTTGTTAAACCCATAAAAAGGTTTTATAAAAAGATTCATGCCAAAACCTTTTTTTAGAGGATTTGGCTTTAGGAGATAGATATTAATGCCAGCAAAAAAACTCACAAGGTTTGAAAGGGCAAGATTAATAGGTGCAAGAGCTTTACAATTATCAATGGGAGCAAAACCCATGGTAAAAGTGTCAGATTCAATTGATCCAATAGACATTGCAACCATGGAACTTAAAAAGAATAAAATACCCATTGATATCAACAGAGGTTAAATCCTGCACAAAAAAAGTAGTCTAAAACTGTAGGTGTTATAAAATGGGATTATATGACTAAAACTACAGTCACAGCCCTTTTATATCTATGCTAAATATCAAAGACTATAAAATTGAATAAATAAATTGTATAACTCAAATAAAAATCCAAACAACCTAAAAAAAACCACTATTTTTTAAAAGAGGTGTTTTTGTGGATAGTATTATTGAAGACATCCGTGTTAGAAAAATTTTAGACAGCAGAGGCAACCCCACAGTGGAAGTGGATGTTGTAACCTGGAACGGTTTCGGAAGAGCTGCAGCACCAAGCGGTGCAAGCACTGGAGCCAGAGAGGTAGTAGCATTCCCTGAAGGTGGAGTTGACAGGATAGTAAGTGAAGTTGAAGATGTGATCTCCTCTGAACTTATTGGAATGGATGCAGAAGATTTAAAAGAAATAGACCTTGTTTTAAAGGAAATTGATGGAACAGAGAACCTGGCAGCAATAGGAGGAAACACAACAGTTGCAGTTTCAATGGCAGTGGCCAAGGCAGCAGCATCCTCATACAGCATGCCCCTTTACAGGTTCCTCGGCGGCAACATGCCCAATGAGATCCCATACCCACTGGGAAACATGATAAACGGAGGAGCACACGCAGGAACAAACGCACCTGACATACAGGAATTCCTTGTAATACCAGTCGGTGCAAAGACAATCACAGAAGCAGTGTTCACTAACGTACAGGTGCACAAGAAGATCCGTGAACTCATACAGGCCAAGGACAAATCCTTCACAGGTGGAAAGGGAGATGAAGGTGGATGGGCACCAAACCTAACCAATGAAGAAGCCCTTGAAATACAGTTTGCAGCATGTGAATCAGTTTCAGAGGAAACAGGAGTGCTTGTAAAACCATCACTGGACATGGCAGCAAGCGAACTCTGGGACCCAGCCACTGAAGAGTACGTCTACGATAGGGAAGGTACAAGAAGAAGCACAGGCGAACAGGTGGACTACGTATCTGAAATCATTGACAAATATGGTTTCTTCTTTGTTGAAGACCCAATAAGGGAGGGAGACTTTGAGGGATTTGCACAGCTCACCAAAAAAGCAGGTAAAAAAGCCATAATCTGTGGTGATGATATATTTGTGACCAACCAGGAAATACTCGCTGAGGGAATTGAAAAGGGTGCTGGAAACGCTATTATAATTAAGCCAAACCAGATCGGAACACTCACAGACACCTACAACACAATTGAACTTGCAAGAAACAACAAGTACGTTCCAGTTGTATCCCACCGTTCAGGTGAAACAACCGATGAAACAATAGCACACCTGGCAGTTGCATTCTCAGCTCCAATCATAAAAACAGGAGCAGTGGGCGGAGAGCGTATAGCCAAGCTCAACGAACTCATCAGAATATCTGAGGAAATGACAGACCCTGAAATGGCAGACATAGCTAAATACAGGTAGATAAAACTAAATCCAAATTAAATGGGGAAAAGAGGATTAAGTTTTCCTCTTTCACATTATAAATTAAGAAGGAGAACTGATACTGGTACAACCTGAAGATCAGTGCGAGGAGATTAAAAATGGTTAAAATAACAATAGACTACGATAAATGTGATGGTGCAGACTGTGCAGAATGTGTGGATGTCTGCCCAATGGAAGTTCTCATACTAGATGGTGAGAAAGTAGTAATCCAGAACAAGGAAGAATGCAGCTTATGTGAAGTATGCATGGATGTCTGCCCAAACGAAGCAGTTAACGTAGAGGAATAATTTAAATAATTAAAAAAAAGTAATTCAATACTTTAAGATAATTGATTCAAAACTTAATATTAATGAGGTGATAATTTGTCAGAACTATTAATTCCACTGGACAAATACTTAGCAGCAGGTTTACACATAGGTACACAGCAGAAAACAAAGGATATGGAACGCTACATTTACAGGGTAAGGGCAGACGGTCTTTACGTACTGGATGTAAGAAAGACAAACGACAGGATAATGTCCGTTGGTAAATTCCTATCAAAATACGACCCCGATGATATACTCGTTGTATCAACCAGACAGTACGGTCAGGCACCAGTTAAAAAATTCGGAGAAATGACAGGTGCAAAAACCATACCTGGAAGGTTCATACCAGGAACACTAACAAACCCTAACTACGCAAAATTCATAGAACCAAAGGTACTGGTTGTAACAGACCCAAGATCTGATTCCCAGGCAATCATTGAAGCAAGACAAGTTGGAATACCTGTAGTTGCACTCTGTGACACAGAAAACCTCCTTGGAAACGTGGACATAGTTGTTCCTGTGAACAACAAGGGAAGAAAAGCAATAGCACTCGTTTACTGGCTCCTTGCAAGACAGGTACTTCGTGGAAACGGAACCATCCCAGAAGACGCAGATCTGGACATTCCACCAGCAGAGTTTGAACTTAAAATATAAGGCATAAGAAACTGAATTTGAACCAATAGGTTCAGATTCAGCTTTTCCATGCTGAATTCAAAGTAATTTTTTATATAAAAGCCAAGGGATCATGTTCAATTCAATGATCCGTGGCTTATGAATACTCATTTCATTCATAATTCCCATTATCATAGAATTTTCCCATTTTTATTAAATTCCGATCTTCATTAACATAAAAAAAAGTGGAAGGTGGTTTTTTTATGATAAGAAAACCTGCAGTTGCAGGACTCTTCTATGAAATGGATCCAAAGGCTCTGAGAAAACAGATCGAATGGTGCTTCAAACACCAGCTTGGACCAGGAAAACTTCCAGATAAAATAGGGAATGAACGAAATATTAAGGGTGCTGTGGTTCCACATGCAGGTTACCCCTACTCAGGACCTGTGGTTGCACACTCATACTACAGTATAGCAGAAGATGGATTTCCAGAAACCTTCGTGATACTCTGCCCCAACCACACAGGAATGGGATCAGGAGTATCAGCAATGACAGATGGAACATGGGAAACACCCCTTGGAATGATTGACATAGATAATGAATTTGCAGACAAACTCGTTGCCAACACACCAATCATGGATTCAGACCCATCAGCCCACATCCAGGAGCACAGTGCAGAGGTACAACTACCATTTCTACAGTACCTTGAAAAGGAATACTCCACAGAAAGTTTCAGATTCGTTCCAGTGTGCATGTGGATGCAGGACATCCAGACAGCCATGGAAATAGGAAGTTCCATCCATGAAACTGCAAAGGAATTAGGTAGGGATGTTCTCGTTGTGGCAAGCAGTGACATGACACATTACCAGCCCCAGGATATAGCCCGCAGGGGAGACATGCAGGTGCTGGATGCCATGGAAGCCATGGATGAAAACCTTTTAATGACACGCGTGGCTGAGCTGAACATAACCATGTGTGGATACGGGCCAGTTACAGCAGCTATGACGGCTTCAAAGGCAATGGGTGCCGGGGAATGTGAAGTAAAAGCTTATGCAACCAGTGGAGATACAACAGGAGACCACAGTTCAGTTGTGGGATACGCATCAGCCATTTTTCTATGATAAGAAACATTTTTTTTCCAAGACTGAAAAGATTTGTTGAAACTCCTTTGTAGGGAAAAAAAATTCTCGGGATAAAACTTAACCTAGATTAAGATCTATAGTAGATTAACCCAGTTAATAGGGGAGTGGTTAATTCAAAGAAACTGGGAGTTCCACCTAAAACTAACAGTTTCAATACTCCTAAAATTCGAGGT is part of the Methanobacterium aggregans genome and harbors:
- a CDS encoding RNA-guided pseudouridylation complex pseudouridine synthase subunit Cbf5, with translation MVDFLIKAEGETDPEYGCQPEARPITEHIRKGVINLDKPMGPTSHEIDSWVKRILHVEKTGHGGTLDPKVTGVLPIGIDHATRVIQMLLGAPKEYVCLMRLHDSVAEKKVQDIFAEFTGKIFQMPPIKSAVKRELRVRRIYNVNILEMEDQDVLFRVKCEGGTYIRKYCHDIGEALGCGAHMAELRRTVSGPFHEDETLKTLHDLTDAYHAWTEDEDESQLRECILPMERAVDHLPKIIVRDSTVDAICHGADLAAGGIMELSPNIDRGNTVAILTIKGELVAAGETLKTSGEILNEKKGIMVNIKKVFMEPETYPKMWK
- a CDS encoding 30S ribosomal protein S13 encodes the protein MEDDFKHMVRIARRDVNGNKTIENALADIKGVGRALSMAVCTAAGFDAEQKIGYLSDDEVIRIEEAVKNPQKYDIPEWMLNRRNDYETGKTEHLIESDLDMRLREDLNRMKKVRSYKGRRHEVGLPVRGQRTKSTFRKGKSVGVSRRRRG
- a CDS encoding 30S ribosomal protein S4, yielding MGHPRKARKKYDTPSHPWNADRIKAENKLVQKYGLKNKKEVWKAETTVKRYRRDARHLLGMETDQTAVEKEQLLAHLINAGILGEDGKLESILDLTVEDILRRRLQTMVHKKGLANTAKQARLFIIHGHIALNGKKVSSPSFMVKKGQEELLGFYPGSPMEKYHKEQEKTAEKAE
- a CDS encoding 30S ribosomal protein S11; the encoded protein is MAEKEKWGVANVYSSFNNTIITVTDITGAETITQWSGGKVVRADRQESSPFAAMEAATRAAEDVKEKGIIGLHIKVRAPGGNGPRTPGPGAQATIRAFARAGIRIGKIEDVTPIPHDGTGRPGGKRGRRV
- a CDS encoding DNA-directed RNA polymerase subunit D translates to MDITIRKKEDNQMVFVIEGVNVPFINAIRRICTVEVPTIAIETVEIVRNDAKIFDEALAHRMGLIPLTTDLESMVPPSECDCEDHCPRCSVSLLLKEKGPKTVYSKDLKSQDPQVKPVFDTIPILKLKEGEEVELEAIAQLGIGLEHAKWQPTTSCAYKYYPKITIDKEKCEECAKCADACPRGILEFDEKKNEVKILDIENCSMCKSCVNACESDAITVEGEEDKFIFRIETDGSLSPEEILIQACDILSEKADKIVDFCES
- a CDS encoding 50S ribosomal protein L18e, producing the protein MVKLTKTNPNLTALVASLKEKSYTEQVAIWKDVAKRLERPTRRQAEVNISDINRNTNPDEVIIVAGKVLGSGKLDHKVQVAALNFSQGAAEKIVTAGGECMDILDVVEKNPKGNGIKIME
- a CDS encoding 50S ribosomal protein L13; translated protein: MIIDGEGLVLGRLASSVSQKLLAGESVTVLNAEKIIISGSKEWAYTRYKQRVDRASISNPRDMGPKYPRRPDDIFRRTVRGMIPYRKTTGREAFKGLRVYVGIPKEFEGEETYPVPEAQPKHITKSVELGKVSQLLGSKF
- a CDS encoding 30S ribosomal protein S9; this translates as MKKVIHTSGKRKTSIARGKVKEGKGRIRINKKPAELYDPELARLKIQEPIILAGELVDKVDIDVKVIGGGVMGQAEAARMVIAKGLVQWTGDMELKEKFTQYDRTMLVGDPRRSEPKKYGGPGARARNQKSYR
- a CDS encoding DNA-directed RNA polymerase subunit N, translated to MIPVRCLSCGKVVSAYFDEYQKRTADGEDPKKVLDDLGITKYCCRRMLIAHVEVW
- a CDS encoding DNA-directed RNA polymerase subunit K, whose amino-acid sequence is MPAKKLTRFERARLIGARALQLSMGAKPMVKVSDSIDPIDIATMELKKNKIPIDINRG
- the eno gene encoding phosphopyruvate hydratase, yielding MDSIIEDIRVRKILDSRGNPTVEVDVVTWNGFGRAAAPSGASTGAREVVAFPEGGVDRIVSEVEDVISSELIGMDAEDLKEIDLVLKEIDGTENLAAIGGNTTVAVSMAVAKAAASSYSMPLYRFLGGNMPNEIPYPLGNMINGGAHAGTNAPDIQEFLVIPVGAKTITEAVFTNVQVHKKIRELIQAKDKSFTGGKGDEGGWAPNLTNEEALEIQFAACESVSEETGVLVKPSLDMAASELWDPATEEYVYDREGTRRSTGEQVDYVSEIIDKYGFFFVEDPIREGDFEGFAQLTKKAGKKAIICGDDIFVTNQEILAEGIEKGAGNAIIIKPNQIGTLTDTYNTIELARNNKYVPVVSHRSGETTDETIAHLAVAFSAPIIKTGAVGGERIAKLNELIRISEEMTDPEMADIAKYR
- a CDS encoding 4Fe-4S dicluster domain-containing protein — encoded protein: MVKITIDYDKCDGADCAECVDVCPMEVLILDGEKVVIQNKEECSLCEVCMDVCPNEAVNVEE
- the rpsB gene encoding 30S ribosomal protein S2; the protein is MSELLIPLDKYLAAGLHIGTQQKTKDMERYIYRVRADGLYVLDVRKTNDRIMSVGKFLSKYDPDDILVVSTRQYGQAPVKKFGEMTGAKTIPGRFIPGTLTNPNYAKFIEPKVLVVTDPRSDSQAIIEARQVGIPVVALCDTENLLGNVDIVVPVNNKGRKAIALVYWLLARQVLRGNGTIPEDADLDIPPAEFELKI
- the amrB gene encoding AmmeMemoRadiSam system protein B yields the protein MIRKPAVAGLFYEMDPKALRKQIEWCFKHQLGPGKLPDKIGNERNIKGAVVPHAGYPYSGPVVAHSYYSIAEDGFPETFVILCPNHTGMGSGVSAMTDGTWETPLGMIDIDNEFADKLVANTPIMDSDPSAHIQEHSAEVQLPFLQYLEKEYSTESFRFVPVCMWMQDIQTAMEIGSSIHETAKELGRDVLVVASSDMTHYQPQDIARRGDMQVLDAMEAMDENLLMTRVAELNITMCGYGPVTAAMTASKAMGAGECEVKAYATSGDTTGDHSSVVGYASAIFL